The Pristiophorus japonicus isolate sPriJap1 chromosome 30, sPriJap1.hap1, whole genome shotgun sequence sequence gtacacacacacacgtacacacacacacacgtatatacacacacacgtatacacacacacacgtatacacgtatacacacgtatacacacacacgtatacacacgtatacacacacacgtatacacacacacgtatacatgtatacacacacgtatacacacacgtatacacgcacacgtatacacacacgtatacacacacacgtatacacacacacacgtatacacacacacgcgcgcgcgtatacacacacacacgtatacacacgtacacacacacacgtacacacacacacacacgtatacacgtgtatacacacacacacacgtatacacacacacgcgcgtatacacacacacgtatacacgtatacacacacacgtagacacacgtatacacacacacgtagacacacgtatacacacacacgtatacacacacacacgtatacacacacacgtatacagtatacacacacacgtatatacacacacgtatacacacacgtatacacacacgtatacacacacgtatacacacacacacgtatacacacacatacacacacacacatatacacacacacacgtacacacacacacacacgtacacacatacacacacacacgtacacatacacagacacacatacacacacacatacacatgtatatacacacacacgtatacacacatacacatgtatatacacacacacacgtatacacacacatacacatgtatatacacacacacgtatacacacatacacacacgtatacacacacatacacacacgtatacacacatacacatgtatatacacacacacacacacgtatacacacacatacacgtatacacacacatgtatacacacacgtatacacatgtatacacacacatgtatacatatatacgcacacgtatacacacacgtatacacacgcacgtatacacacgtatacacacacgtatgtatacacacatgtatacacacacacatgtatacacagacACGTATACACAGACGTATACACAGACACGTATAcacatacatgtacacacacacgtacgcacgcacgcacacacacacacacacgcacgtatacacacacgtatacacacacgtatacacacacgtatacacacacgtacacacatgtacacacacacgtacacacacgtacacacatgtatacacacatgtatacacacgtatacacacacacgtatacacacacgtatacacacacgtatacacacacgtatacacatgtatacacacacgtatacacatgtatacacacacacacgtatacacatgtatacacacacacgtatacacatgtatacacacacatgtatacacatgtatacacacacacacacacacgtatacacatgtatacacacacgtatacatatatacacacgtatacacacacgtatacacacgtatacacacacacacgcacacacacacacgtacacacacacacgtatacacacacacacacgtatacacacacacacgtatacacacatacacaacacacacacgtatacacacacacgtatacacacatacacaacacacacatgtatacacacacacgtacacacgtatacacacacacacatatacacacacgtatacacatacacacacacacaatgtatacacacatgtatacacacatgtatacacacacatgtatacacacacgtagacacacacacacacacacacacacgtatacacacacgtatacacacacacacgtatacacatacacacacgtatacacacatacacaacacacacacgtatacacacacacgtatacacacatacacaacacacacatgtatacacacacacacgtatacacacacacacatacgtatacacacatacacacatgtatacacacatacacgtatacacacacgtatacacatacacacacacacgtacacacacaatgtatacacacatgtatacacacatgtacacacacatgtatacacacatgtatacacacacacatgtacacacacacacgtacacacacacgtatacacgtatacacacacacgtatacacgtatacacacacacgtatacacacacgtacacgtacacacacacacatacacacacacgtatacacacacatatacacatgtatacatacacacatgcacgtatacacacatacacataaacacacatgtatacacacatgtacacacatgcACGTATACACCCATGTATACACACATGCACgtatacacacatgtatacacacatgttatacacacatgcacgtatacacacatacatatgtatatacacatgcacgtatacacacatacacacacatgtatacacacatgtatacacacacatgcacatatacacacatgtatacacacacatgcacgtatacacacatgtatacacacatgtatacacacatgcacgtatacacacgtatacacacacatgcacgtatACACACAAGTATACACACATGCACgtatacacacgtatacacacatgtatacacacacatgcacgtatacacatgtatacacacatgtatacacacatgcacgtatacacacacacatgtatacacacacgtatacacacacacgtacacacacacacgtacacacacacgtacacacacacgtacacacacacgtacacacacacacgtatacacacacacgtatacacacacgtacacacacacacgtatacacacacgtacacacacacacatacacacacacgtatacacacacccgTATACACACacccgtatacacacacacacatacacatgtatacacacacatgcacgtatacacacacatacatatacacatatatacatacacacatgcacgtatacacacacatatacacatgtatacatacacacatgcacgtatacacacacatacacataaacacacatgtatacacacatgtacacacacatgcaCGTATACACCCATGTATACACACATGCACGTATACACACatgcacgtatacacacacatgcacgtatacacacatacacacatgtatacacacatgtataccacacatgtatacacacatgtatacacacatgtatacacacgtatacacacatgtatacacacacatgcacgtatacacatgtatacacatgcacgtatacacacacatacacatgcacgtatacacacacatgtacacacacatgcacgtatacacacacatgtacacacacatgcacgtatacacacatgtatacacacacatgcacgtatacacatgtatacacacatgcacgtatacacacacatgcacgtatACACACAAGTATACAGACAtgcacgtatacacacacgtatacacacatgtatacacacatgcacgtatacacacacacatgtatacacacatgtatacacacacatgcacgtatacacacacatgcacgtatacacacacgtatacacacacatgcacatatacacacatgcacgtatacacacacgtacacacacatgcacgtacacacacatgcacgtacacacacatgcacgtatacacacatgcacgtatacacacatgcacgtatacacatacacacacacacacacacatgtatacacacatgcacgtatacacacatgtacacacatgcatacacacacatgcacgtatacacacatgtatacacacacatgcacgtatacacacacatgcacgtatacacatgtatacacacatgcacgtatacacacatacatgtatacacacatacatatacacatgtatacacacacacatgcacgtatacacacatgtacacacatgtacacacacatgcaCGTATACACGTGTACGCACACACATGCACGTTTACACACGTGTAGACACACACTTGCACGTATACACATGTATACACATACAcgtacacacatgtatacacatacacgtatacacatgtatacacatacacgtatacacacgtatacacacacgcacacgtatatacacacacacgtatacacacacacacgtatacacacacacgtacacatgtatacacacgtacacacacacgtatacacgcacacacacacatgtatacacgtacacacacacgtatacacgtacacacacacacgtacacacacatacgtacacacacacacgtatacgtacacacacacgtacacacacacacgtatacacgtacacacacacacgtatacacgtacacacacacacacatgtatacacacacacgtatacacacacatgtatacacacacgtacacatgtatacacacacacgtacacatgtatacacacacacgtacacatgtatacacacacacgtacacatgtatacacacacatgtacacacacatgtatacacacacacatccgtGTATATCACACACAGAGCTGTCCCTTTTCGCTCACCCTTTTCCCGCAGCTGGAATCCGCCCCGGTAGACCGACTGGGCCgcaggacacactgtgtgtgtgtgtgtgtctctctctctccctgtccctgtctctgtccctctctccccctctgtctctctctatctctgactttctttctttctctctctctctctctctctctttctctttctctctctctctctccaggtctCACACGCCCGCCGCCCTGGGCGCCGCCATCTTGCGCAGCCGGAACACGAGCGGCCGGGTCAAAGGGTGACGGGAGCGGCCGGGACAATGGAAGCCGCCGGgggctgcctgtgtgtgtgtgcggggggccgCGGGGCCGCGGGGCCACACATCGAGCCTGCGATGAGATGACCTGTGGTTATAACCGCAGCGGAATGGAGCCGGGCCTCGGCGCGATTCTAAAAGATGCTCATCTTGTTCTCACcccacggtgggggagggggaaggggaggatttTCCCAAATATATCTCCACAAAAAAAGAAAAATCGGCATCAAACTCCGCTCGGGTAGCGAGGTGGAGGGCGGGGGCACTTTTCTATTCGATTAAAGTCGAGCAGGAGCGACTCTGGAGCCGGTTCCGACGCCCTTTCCCCCCCGGTTGCTATGGCCTGGGGTCCGGTTGCCAAGGGCGCCACCTCCACAATTTATAGAAAGCCACCGAATTACAATTTAGTTCCACCCTGAGAATAGATTAAatattcttctccccccccccccccccccaattatagCCGGGGGAAGAAAataaaaggagagggagggggtggggggggttctttAAACTTCCTTTTTGATTTAAAATTAAaattcacgcccccccccccccccgctgggttattgtcaaattgctgtttgtgggagcttgctgtgcgcaaattgagccggCACggttaagaacataggaaatagggagcgggagcaggccatacggcccctcgaacctgctccgtcatttaatacgatcacggctgatccgatcatggactcagctccacttccccgcccgctccccataacccctttagtggttaaacatcgaaaataggtgcaggagcaggccattcgagcctgcaccaccattcaatatgatcatggctgatcattccacctcagtaccccattcctgctttctctccatgccccttgatccctttagccgtaaatgccacatctaactcccttttgaatatatccaatgaactggcctcaacaactttctgcggtcgagaattccacaggtcaacaactctctgagtgaaaaagtttctcctcgtctcggtcctaaatggcctgccccttatccttagactgtgacccctggttctggacttccccagcatcgggaacattcatcctgcatctaacctgtccagtcccgtcagaatcttgtatgtttctatgagatcccctctcatccttctaaactctaatgtataaaggcccagttgatccagtctctcctcatatgtcagtcccgccatcccgggaatcagtctggtcaaccttcgctgcacgctgcataagaaacaggagtgggagcaggccatacggcccctcgagcctgctccgtcatttaatacgatcatggctgatccaatcatggactcagctccacttccccgcccactccccataaccctttcccttatcggttaagaaactgtctgtctgtcttaaatatattcaatgtcccggcttccacagctctctgaggcaacaaattccacagatttacaaccctcagagaagaagggttcccacattacaactattttgtgtaaaacaataaatcaagtgcccccgactagtgggacactaaaaccgacaaatcaaTCAAATTAACTTTTACATTCGtggtttaaattaaaatttggttttccccacaatacaacagtgactgcacttcagaaggtactacattggctgtaaagcgctttgagacgtccgctggtcgtgaatgGCGTTTtgtaaatgcaattctttcatacTTTCTTACCCTTCCCTTGGCCTGAGCGAAAGGCAGGATTACAAATGGGGGAATGACCAACATCAACACACAAAATAAATAAAGACTGGCTTTTGTATAGAGCCTGTCATGACTACCAgacgtgtcaaagcgctttacagccgcagtgaagtgcttttggagcgtTGTCAttctgggaaacgcggcagctgaatttgcacacagcaagctcccacacacagcaatgcaataatgacccagatcatctggttttttttaagtgatgttgattgagggataaatattggccccaggacaccggggagaactcttgccccctccacccaccccctgcCCTTGTTCAAAATATTGACCACGGACGCTTTTACATCCACCCTCGAAGGCAaacggggccctcggtttaatgtcttgtcagaagacggcacctctgacagtgtggcgctccctcagtactgcccctccgacagtgcggcactccctcagtaccgcccctccgacagtgcggcgctccctcagtactgcccctccaacagtgcggcactctctcagtactgcccctccgacagtgcggcactccctcagtactgcccctctgacagtgcggcgctccctcagtactgcccctccgacagtgcggcactccctcagtactgcccctccgacagtgcggcactctctcagtaccgcccctccggcagtgcggcactccctcagtaccgcccctccctcagtaccacccctccgacagtgcggccactccctcagcaccgcccctctgacagtgcggcactccctcagcaccgcccctccggcagtgcggccactccctcagtactgcccctccgacagtgcggcactccctcagtaccgcccctccgacagtgcggcgctccctcagtactgcccctccgacagtgcggcactccctcagtaccgcccctccgacagtgcggccactccctcagta is a genomic window containing:
- the LOC139240240 gene encoding keratin-associated protein 5-1-like — protein: CVYVCVCMCIRVCIRVCVYTCVYVCIRMCVCVYVCVCIHVCVVYVCIRVCVYVCVLCMCVYVCVCVYVCVCIRVCIRVCVCVCVCVCVCVYTCVCVYTCVYVCVYVCVCVYTCVCIYMCMCVYTCVCVYTCVCVYTCVCIYMCMCVCMCVCVCVRVCVYVCTCVCVCTCVCVYVCVCMCVYTCVCVYVCVYVCVYVCVYVCVCVCVYVCVCVYTCVCLYVCVSVCVCIHVYTCVCVYMCIRLCVCIRVCVYMCIRVCVYTRACVCMCVYTSVCMCIRVCVYVCVCVCIHVYMCVCMYMCVCVYVYVCVYVYMCMCIHVYVCVCVYTCVCIRVCV